The Chroicocephalus ridibundus chromosome 20, bChrRid1.1, whole genome shotgun sequence genome has a window encoding:
- the RPL10A gene encoding large ribosomal subunit protein uL1, translated as MSSKVSRDTLYEAVKEVLQGSKVKKRKFVETVELQISLKNYDPQKDKRFSGTVRLKSTPRPKFSVCLLGDQQHCDEAKAVDIPHMDIEALKKLNKNKKLVKKLAKKYDAFLASESLIKQIPRILGPGLNKAGKFPSLLTHNENLVAKVDEVKSTIKFQMKKVLCLAVAVGHVKMTEDELVYNIHLAINFLVSLLKKNWQNVRALYIKSTMGKPQRLY; from the exons ATGAG CAGCAAGGTCTCCCGCGACACCCTGTACGAGGCGGTGAaggaggtgctgcagggcagCAAGGTCAAGAAGCGCAA GTTTGTGGAGACAGTGGAGCTGCAGATCAGCCTGAAGAACTACGACCCGCAGAAAGACAAGCGGTTCTCCGGCACCGTCAG GCTGAAGTCAACTCCACGGCCCAAGTTCTCAGTCTGTCTGCTGGGTGACCAGCAGCACTGCGATGAGGCCAAAGCGGTTGACATCCCTCACATGGACATAGAGGCTCTGAAGAAACTCAACAAAAACAAGAAGCTGGTGAAGAAGCTGG CTAAGAAGTACGATGCCTTCCTGGCTTCCGAGTCCTTGATCAAGCAGATTCCTCGAATCCTGGGTCCGGGTCTGAACAAAGCCGGCAAATTCCCTTCTCTCCTCACTCACAATGAGAACCTGGTGGCCAAGGTTGATGAGGTCAAATCTACCAtcaaatttcagatgaaaaag gtgCTCTGTCTGGCTGTGGCTGTTGGTCATGTGAAGATGACAGAGGACGAACTTGTCTACAACATCCACCTGGCCATCAACTTCCTGGTGTCCTTGCTGAAGAAGAACTGGCAGAACGTGCGTGCTCTGTATATCAAGAGCACCATGGGGAAGCCCCAGCGCCTGTACTAA
- the ZNF76 gene encoding zinc finger protein 76 isoform X1, translated as MESLGLQAVTLSDGTTAYIQQAVKGEKLIEGQVIELEDGTTAYIHQVTVQKESVAFEDGQPVVLEDGSMAYIHNTAKESYDPGTFEAVQLEDGSTAYIHRPVIMPPGSTILEVQAETGLEELAGEEEDDAFDVETMNALKQYASKVSDEEEEGVTNTCHKKSEDSSDVPSQQDLQEEEVHSNEKGQQVGSRAFRCGYKGCGRLYTTAHHLKVHERAHTGDRPYMCDFPSCGKAFATGYGLKSHVRTHTGEKPYKCPEDVCNKAFKTSGDLQKHIRTHTGERPFKCPFVGCGRSFTTSNIRKVHIRTHTGERPYMCPEPNCGRGFTSATNYKNHMRIHTGEKPYMCTVPGCGKRFTEYSSLYKHHVVHTHCKPYTCNSCGKTYRQTSTLAMHKRSSHGELEATEESEQALYEQQQLEDSAAAADSGSPVKTQHIAFLSEMEEDEEEDEDGMPTQVSLISQDGTEQVSLSQEDLQALGSAVSMVTQSSALAVAEEELAGGDTHTMTVANAGGTETQPVTVVTSGAVMSEESAVASFCHQQVALLATANGTHIAVQLEEQQSLEEAISMAAAAIQHEPATLEAAVAENGC; from the exons ATGGAGAGCTTGGGCTTGCAAGCAGTGACCCTTAGTGACGGGACGACAGCCTACATTCAGCAGGCTGTCAAAG gTGAAAAACTGATTGAAGGGCAAGTCATTGAACTTGAAGATGGGACCACGGCTTATATCCATCAGGTGACAGTTCAGAAAG agtcTGTGGCTTTTGAAGACGGCCAGCCAGTAGTATTGGAAGATGGCAGCATGGCCTACATACACAACACAGCTAAAG AAAGTTATGACCCCGGCACCTTCGAGGCTGTCCAACTGGAGGATGGCTCCACTGCCTACATACATCGTCCTGTCATCATGCCACCTGGCAGCACCATCCTGGAAGTGCAGGCAGAAACTGGGCTCGAGGAGttggctggagaggaggaagatgatgccTTTGATGTCGAGACCATGAATGCGTTAAAGCAGTATGCCAGTAAG GTGTCtgacgaggaagaggagggagtgaCAAACACCTGCCATAAAAAGAGTGAGGATTCCAGCGATGTCCCTTCCCAG CAGGAtttgcaggaggaggaagtgcaCAGCAATGAGAAGGGGCAGCAGGTTGGCAGCAGAGCTTTCCGTTGTGGGTACAAAGGCTGTGGCCGCCTCTATACCACCGCTCACCACCTAAAG gtaCATGAACGTGCTCACACAGGTGACCGGCCATATATGTGCGACTTCCCAAGCTGCGGGAAAGCATTTGCTACAG GGTATGGGCTGAAGAGCCACGTGAGAACACATACTGGTGAGAAACCGTACAAGTGTCCAGAAGATGTGTGTAACAAAGCCTTCAAAACCTCTGGGGATCTACAGAAACACATTCGGACACACACAG GTGAGCGTCCCTTCAAGTGCCCCTTTGTGGGCTGTGGCCGCTCTTTTACCACATCCAACATCCGCAAGGTTCATATCCGAACACACACAGGCGAGCGGCCGTACATGTGTCCAGAGCCCAACTGCGGAAGGGGCTTCACCAGTGCCACGAATTACAAGAACCACATGAGAATCCACACAG GAGAGAAGCCGTACATGTGCACTGTGCCAGGCTGTGGAAAGCGCTTCACCGAGTACTCCAGCCTCTACAAGCACCACGTGGTCCACACGCACTGCAAGCCCTACACCTGCAACAGTTGTGGGAAGACCTACCGCCAGACCTCCACACTGGCCATGCACAAGCGCAGCAGCCACGGCGAGCTGGAGGCCACGGAAGAGAGCGAACAGGCCCTCTAcgaacagcagcagctggagg actcagctgctgctgctgatagTGGCTCCCCTGTGAAGACCCAGCATATTGCTTTCCTGTCAGAgatggaggaagatgaagaggaagatgaagatggTATGCCTACGCAGGTCTCACTTATCTCTCAGGATGGGACAGAGCAG GTCAGTTTGTCGCAGGAAGACCTGCAGGCCCTGGGCAGTGCAGTCAGCATGGTGACGCAGAGCAGTGCCCTCGCCGTGGCTGAGGAAGAGCTGGCAGGTGGTGACACACACACCATGACTGTCGCCAATGCGGGTGGCACTGAGACGCAGCCG GTTACCGTAGTCACTTCTGGAGCAGTCATGTCTGAAGAATCAGCCGTCGCATCCTTCTGTCATCAGCAGGTGGCATTGCTGGCTACCGCCAATGGCACCCACATCGCAGTGCAG TTagaagagcagcagagcctggaggaAGCCATCAGTATGGCCGCAGCAGCAATCCAGCATGAACCTGCAACACTTGAGGCAGCCGTGGCTGAGAACGGGTGCTGA
- the ZNF76 gene encoding zinc finger protein 76 isoform X3: MAVRRRTRLRRVSSGEKLIEGQVIELEDGTTAYIHQVTVQKESVAFEDGQPVVLEDGSMAYIHNTAKESYDPGTFEAVQLEDGSTAYIHRPVIMPPGSTILEVQAETGLEELAGEEEDDAFDVETMNALKQYASKVSDEEEEGVTNTCHKKSEDSSDVPSQQDLQEEEVHSNEKGQQVGSRAFRCGYKGCGRLYTTAHHLKVHERAHTGDRPYMCDFPSCGKAFATGYGLKSHVRTHTGEKPYKCPEDVCNKAFKTSGDLQKHIRTHTGERPFKCPFVGCGRSFTTSNIRKVHIRTHTGERPYMCPEPNCGRGFTSATNYKNHMRIHTGEKPYMCTVPGCGKRFTEYSSLYKHHVVHTHCKPYTCNSCGKTYRQTSTLAMHKRSSHGELEATEESEQALYEQQQLEDSAAAADSGSPVKTQHIAFLSEMEEDEEEDEDGMPTQVSLISQDGTEQVSLSQEDLQALGSAVSMVTQSSALAVAEEELAGGDTHTMTVANAGGTETQPVTVVTSGAVMSEESAVASFCHQQVALLATANGTHIAVQLEEQQSLEEAISMAAAAIQHEPATLEAAVAENGC; encoded by the exons ATGGCGGTCAGGCGGCGGACTCGGCTCCGTCGGGTTTCCTCAG gTGAAAAACTGATTGAAGGGCAAGTCATTGAACTTGAAGATGGGACCACGGCTTATATCCATCAGGTGACAGTTCAGAAAG agtcTGTGGCTTTTGAAGACGGCCAGCCAGTAGTATTGGAAGATGGCAGCATGGCCTACATACACAACACAGCTAAAG AAAGTTATGACCCCGGCACCTTCGAGGCTGTCCAACTGGAGGATGGCTCCACTGCCTACATACATCGTCCTGTCATCATGCCACCTGGCAGCACCATCCTGGAAGTGCAGGCAGAAACTGGGCTCGAGGAGttggctggagaggaggaagatgatgccTTTGATGTCGAGACCATGAATGCGTTAAAGCAGTATGCCAGTAAG GTGTCtgacgaggaagaggagggagtgaCAAACACCTGCCATAAAAAGAGTGAGGATTCCAGCGATGTCCCTTCCCAG CAGGAtttgcaggaggaggaagtgcaCAGCAATGAGAAGGGGCAGCAGGTTGGCAGCAGAGCTTTCCGTTGTGGGTACAAAGGCTGTGGCCGCCTCTATACCACCGCTCACCACCTAAAG gtaCATGAACGTGCTCACACAGGTGACCGGCCATATATGTGCGACTTCCCAAGCTGCGGGAAAGCATTTGCTACAG GGTATGGGCTGAAGAGCCACGTGAGAACACATACTGGTGAGAAACCGTACAAGTGTCCAGAAGATGTGTGTAACAAAGCCTTCAAAACCTCTGGGGATCTACAGAAACACATTCGGACACACACAG GTGAGCGTCCCTTCAAGTGCCCCTTTGTGGGCTGTGGCCGCTCTTTTACCACATCCAACATCCGCAAGGTTCATATCCGAACACACACAGGCGAGCGGCCGTACATGTGTCCAGAGCCCAACTGCGGAAGGGGCTTCACCAGTGCCACGAATTACAAGAACCACATGAGAATCCACACAG GAGAGAAGCCGTACATGTGCACTGTGCCAGGCTGTGGAAAGCGCTTCACCGAGTACTCCAGCCTCTACAAGCACCACGTGGTCCACACGCACTGCAAGCCCTACACCTGCAACAGTTGTGGGAAGACCTACCGCCAGACCTCCACACTGGCCATGCACAAGCGCAGCAGCCACGGCGAGCTGGAGGCCACGGAAGAGAGCGAACAGGCCCTCTAcgaacagcagcagctggagg actcagctgctgctgctgatagTGGCTCCCCTGTGAAGACCCAGCATATTGCTTTCCTGTCAGAgatggaggaagatgaagaggaagatgaagatggTATGCCTACGCAGGTCTCACTTATCTCTCAGGATGGGACAGAGCAG GTCAGTTTGTCGCAGGAAGACCTGCAGGCCCTGGGCAGTGCAGTCAGCATGGTGACGCAGAGCAGTGCCCTCGCCGTGGCTGAGGAAGAGCTGGCAGGTGGTGACACACACACCATGACTGTCGCCAATGCGGGTGGCACTGAGACGCAGCCG GTTACCGTAGTCACTTCTGGAGCAGTCATGTCTGAAGAATCAGCCGTCGCATCCTTCTGTCATCAGCAGGTGGCATTGCTGGCTACCGCCAATGGCACCCACATCGCAGTGCAG TTagaagagcagcagagcctggaggaAGCCATCAGTATGGCCGCAGCAGCAATCCAGCATGAACCTGCAACACTTGAGGCAGCCGTGGCTGAGAACGGGTGCTGA
- the DEF6 gene encoding differentially expressed in FDCP 6 homolog, translating into MALQLHAQGCRGRRFPGTGSSASTEPPLPSPPPVAMDLRAELLKSIWYAFTALDVEKSGKVSKSQLKVLSHNLYTVLCIPHDPVALEEHFRDDDDGPVSSQGYMPYLNKYILDKVEEGAFVKENFDELCWTLTAKKNYKPDRNGNSVVSHQDAFKLWCLFNFLSEDKYPLVMVPDEVEYLLKKICTAMNVELNSCELDDYLSQEPQGQGGLTVWQFLDMVNSGRFLRGIEQEAVSMAIEEVYQEVIEDVLKQGYLWKKGQLRRNWSERWFMLKPSVLSYYMSEERKEKKGSITLDKHCCVEVLPDRDGKRCMFCVKTSSRTYEMSASDTRQRQEWTLAIQTAIRLQAEGKKSLHKDLKQKRREQREQREQRKAAKEEETQRLKQLQEEKERKLQELELLKEAQRQAEILLQEEEQRRRQQHEEMQRTLEIQLREAEQARASMQAEMVLKEAEAERQRKRILELEDMQERLQEALQQEVKARQDEEAVRYAQARLLAEEEEKLKQLMKLKEEQEEYIIKTQREKQVLKQEMENKNKCLEEAQKQLEEVRVNRQRVDQDVMAAQRKLRQASTNVKHWNVQMNRLMHPIGPGDKRTNVSGGGFTGYQALLSQRDSSLKLKQKVEDKGSNPTRVNSKENVSNGENSSVPPSPDADTMATEPTN; encoded by the exons ATGGCGCTCCAGCTTCACGCCCAAGGCTGTCGAGGCAGGCGGTTTCCTGGAACCGGATCCTCGGCCTCGACAGAGCCGCCTCTGCCGTCGCCGCCGCCTGTAGCCATGGACCTGCGAGCGGAGCTGCTGAAGTCCATCTGGTACGCCTTCACCGCCCTGGACGTGGAGAAGAGCGGCAAGGTCTCCAAATCCCAGCTCAAA GTGCTGTCTCACAACCTGTACACGGTGCTGTGCATCCCCCACGATCCCGTGGCGCTGGAAGAGCATTTCCGCGATGACGACGACGGGCCGGTGTCCAGCCAGGGCTACATGCCCTACCTCAACAAGTACATCCTGGATAAG GTGGAGGAAGGTGCTTTTGTCAAAGAAAACTTTGACGAACTCTGCTGGACCCTGACAGCGAAGAAGAATTACAAGCCCGACCGGAACGGGAATAGCGTTGTATCCCATCAAGATGCCTTCAAGCTCTGGTGTCTCTTCAACTTTCTGTCTGAAGACAAATACCCTCTTGTCATGGTGCCAGATGAG gtggaGTACCTGCTGAAGAAGATCTGCACGGCCATGAACGTGGAGCTGAACTCCTGTGAGCTGGATGACTACCTCTCccaggagccgcagggccaggGAGGGCTGACGGTCTGGCAGTTCCTGGACATGGTGAACTCAGGGAGGTTCCTGCGAGGCATCGAGCAGGAGGCCGTCAGCATGGCCATAGAGGAGGTGTACCAGGAGGTCATCGAGGATGTGCTCAAACAG GGCTACCTCTGGAAGAAGGGCCAGCTGAGGAGGAACTGGTCGGAGCGGTGGTTCATGCTGAAGCCCAGTGTCCTGTCCTACTACATGAGTGAGGAACggaaggagaagaaggggagCATCACGTTGGACAAACACTGCTGTGTGGAG gtGCTGCCCGACCGGGATGGGAAGAGGTGCATGTTCTGCGTGAAGACCTCCTCCCGCACCTACGAGATGAGTGCCTCCGACACCCGGCAGCGCCAGGAGTGGACACTAG ccatcCAGACGGCCATCCGCCTGCAGGCTGAGGGCAAGAAGTCCCTGCACAAAGACCTGAAGCAGAAGCGACGGGAGCAGCGGGAGCAACGGGAGCAGCGCAAGGCGGCCAAGGAGGAGGAGACGCAGCGgctcaagcagctccaggaggagaaggagaggaagctgcaggagctggagctgctcaagGAGGCCCAGCGGCAGGCAGAGATactcctgcaggaggaggagcagcggcGGAGGCAGCAGCACGAGGAGATGCAGAGGACGCTGGAGATCCAGCTGCGGGAGGCTGAGCAG GCTCGCGCCTCCATGCAGGCAGAGATGGTCctgaaggaggcagaggcagagcgtCAGCGCAAGCGCATCCTGGAGCTGGAGGACATGCAGGAGCGTCTCCAGgaggccctgcagcaggaggtgaaAGCACGGCAGGACGAGGAGGCCGTGAGATACGCACAGGCCAG GCTGctggctgaggaagaggagaagctgAAGCAGCTGATGAAGCTGAAGGAGGAGCAAGAGGAATATATCATCAAAACTCAGCGGGAGAAGCAAGTCCTCAAGCAGGAGATGGAGAACAAGAACAAGTGTCTGGAAGAGGCgcagaagcagctggaagaaGTGAGAGTGAACAGGCAGCGTGTGGACCAAGACGTCATG gcGGCCCAGCGGAAGCTGCGACAGGCCAGCACCAACGTCAAGCACTGGAACGTCCAGATGAACCGACTGATGCACCCCATCGGGCCAGGAG ACAAACGTACGAACGTGAGTGGAGGAGGCTTCACTGGCTACCAAGCCCTCCTCTCCCAGAGAGATTCCTCCCTCAAACTCAAGCAGAAAGTGGAGGATAAAGGCAGCAACCCCACGAGGGTCAACAGCAAGGAAAACGTGAGCAACGGTGAGAACAGCAGCGTGCCGCCATCTCCGGATGCGGACACCATGGCCACAGAGCCCACCAACTAG
- the ZNF76 gene encoding zinc finger protein 76 isoform X2, with product MESLGLQAVTLSDGTTAYIQQAVKGEKLIEGQVIELEDGTTAYIHQVTVQKESVAFEDGQPVVLEDGSMAYIHNTAKESYDPGTFEAVQLEDGSTAYIHRPVIMPPGSTILEVQAETGLEELAGEEEDDAFDVETMNALKQYASKVSDEEEEGVTNTCHKKSEDSSDVPSQDLQEEEVHSNEKGQQVGSRAFRCGYKGCGRLYTTAHHLKVHERAHTGDRPYMCDFPSCGKAFATGYGLKSHVRTHTGEKPYKCPEDVCNKAFKTSGDLQKHIRTHTGERPFKCPFVGCGRSFTTSNIRKVHIRTHTGERPYMCPEPNCGRGFTSATNYKNHMRIHTGEKPYMCTVPGCGKRFTEYSSLYKHHVVHTHCKPYTCNSCGKTYRQTSTLAMHKRSSHGELEATEESEQALYEQQQLEDSAAAADSGSPVKTQHIAFLSEMEEDEEEDEDGMPTQVSLISQDGTEQVSLSQEDLQALGSAVSMVTQSSALAVAEEELAGGDTHTMTVANAGGTETQPVTVVTSGAVMSEESAVASFCHQQVALLATANGTHIAVQLEEQQSLEEAISMAAAAIQHEPATLEAAVAENGC from the exons ATGGAGAGCTTGGGCTTGCAAGCAGTGACCCTTAGTGACGGGACGACAGCCTACATTCAGCAGGCTGTCAAAG gTGAAAAACTGATTGAAGGGCAAGTCATTGAACTTGAAGATGGGACCACGGCTTATATCCATCAGGTGACAGTTCAGAAAG agtcTGTGGCTTTTGAAGACGGCCAGCCAGTAGTATTGGAAGATGGCAGCATGGCCTACATACACAACACAGCTAAAG AAAGTTATGACCCCGGCACCTTCGAGGCTGTCCAACTGGAGGATGGCTCCACTGCCTACATACATCGTCCTGTCATCATGCCACCTGGCAGCACCATCCTGGAAGTGCAGGCAGAAACTGGGCTCGAGGAGttggctggagaggaggaagatgatgccTTTGATGTCGAGACCATGAATGCGTTAAAGCAGTATGCCAGTAAG GTGTCtgacgaggaagaggagggagtgaCAAACACCTGCCATAAAAAGAGTGAGGATTCCAGCGATGTCCCTTCCCAG GAtttgcaggaggaggaagtgcaCAGCAATGAGAAGGGGCAGCAGGTTGGCAGCAGAGCTTTCCGTTGTGGGTACAAAGGCTGTGGCCGCCTCTATACCACCGCTCACCACCTAAAG gtaCATGAACGTGCTCACACAGGTGACCGGCCATATATGTGCGACTTCCCAAGCTGCGGGAAAGCATTTGCTACAG GGTATGGGCTGAAGAGCCACGTGAGAACACATACTGGTGAGAAACCGTACAAGTGTCCAGAAGATGTGTGTAACAAAGCCTTCAAAACCTCTGGGGATCTACAGAAACACATTCGGACACACACAG GTGAGCGTCCCTTCAAGTGCCCCTTTGTGGGCTGTGGCCGCTCTTTTACCACATCCAACATCCGCAAGGTTCATATCCGAACACACACAGGCGAGCGGCCGTACATGTGTCCAGAGCCCAACTGCGGAAGGGGCTTCACCAGTGCCACGAATTACAAGAACCACATGAGAATCCACACAG GAGAGAAGCCGTACATGTGCACTGTGCCAGGCTGTGGAAAGCGCTTCACCGAGTACTCCAGCCTCTACAAGCACCACGTGGTCCACACGCACTGCAAGCCCTACACCTGCAACAGTTGTGGGAAGACCTACCGCCAGACCTCCACACTGGCCATGCACAAGCGCAGCAGCCACGGCGAGCTGGAGGCCACGGAAGAGAGCGAACAGGCCCTCTAcgaacagcagcagctggagg actcagctgctgctgctgatagTGGCTCCCCTGTGAAGACCCAGCATATTGCTTTCCTGTCAGAgatggaggaagatgaagaggaagatgaagatggTATGCCTACGCAGGTCTCACTTATCTCTCAGGATGGGACAGAGCAG GTCAGTTTGTCGCAGGAAGACCTGCAGGCCCTGGGCAGTGCAGTCAGCATGGTGACGCAGAGCAGTGCCCTCGCCGTGGCTGAGGAAGAGCTGGCAGGTGGTGACACACACACCATGACTGTCGCCAATGCGGGTGGCACTGAGACGCAGCCG GTTACCGTAGTCACTTCTGGAGCAGTCATGTCTGAAGAATCAGCCGTCGCATCCTTCTGTCATCAGCAGGTGGCATTGCTGGCTACCGCCAATGGCACCCACATCGCAGTGCAG TTagaagagcagcagagcctggaggaAGCCATCAGTATGGCCGCAGCAGCAATCCAGCATGAACCTGCAACACTTGAGGCAGCCGTGGCTGAGAACGGGTGCTGA
- the ZNF76 gene encoding zinc finger protein 76 isoform X4 has translation MESLGLQAVTLSDGTTAYIQQAVKGEKLIEGQVIELEDGTTAYIHQVTVQKESVAFEDGQPVVLEDGSMAYIHNTAKESYDPGTFEAVQLEDGSTAYIHRPVIMPPGSTILEVQAETGLEELAGEEEDDAFDVETMNALKQYASKVSDEEEEGVTNTCHKKSEDSSDVPSQQDLQEEEVHSNEKGQQVGSRAFRCGYKGCGRLYTTAHHLKVHERAHTGDRPYMCDFPSCGKAFATGYGLKSHVRTHTGEKPYKCPEDVCNKAFKTSGDLQKHIRTHTGERPFKCPFVGCGRSFTTSNIRKVHIRTHTGERPYMCPEPNCGRGFTSATNYKNHMRIHTGEKPYMCTVPGCGKRFTEYSSLYKHHVVHTHCKPYTCNSCGKTYRQTSTLAMHKRSSHGELEATEESEQALYEQQQLEDSAAAADSGSPVKTQHIAFLSEMEEDEEEDEDGMPTQVSLISQDGTEQVTVVTSGAVMSEESAVASFCHQQVALLATANGTHIAVQLEEQQSLEEAISMAAAAIQHEPATLEAAVAENGC, from the exons ATGGAGAGCTTGGGCTTGCAAGCAGTGACCCTTAGTGACGGGACGACAGCCTACATTCAGCAGGCTGTCAAAG gTGAAAAACTGATTGAAGGGCAAGTCATTGAACTTGAAGATGGGACCACGGCTTATATCCATCAGGTGACAGTTCAGAAAG agtcTGTGGCTTTTGAAGACGGCCAGCCAGTAGTATTGGAAGATGGCAGCATGGCCTACATACACAACACAGCTAAAG AAAGTTATGACCCCGGCACCTTCGAGGCTGTCCAACTGGAGGATGGCTCCACTGCCTACATACATCGTCCTGTCATCATGCCACCTGGCAGCACCATCCTGGAAGTGCAGGCAGAAACTGGGCTCGAGGAGttggctggagaggaggaagatgatgccTTTGATGTCGAGACCATGAATGCGTTAAAGCAGTATGCCAGTAAG GTGTCtgacgaggaagaggagggagtgaCAAACACCTGCCATAAAAAGAGTGAGGATTCCAGCGATGTCCCTTCCCAG CAGGAtttgcaggaggaggaagtgcaCAGCAATGAGAAGGGGCAGCAGGTTGGCAGCAGAGCTTTCCGTTGTGGGTACAAAGGCTGTGGCCGCCTCTATACCACCGCTCACCACCTAAAG gtaCATGAACGTGCTCACACAGGTGACCGGCCATATATGTGCGACTTCCCAAGCTGCGGGAAAGCATTTGCTACAG GGTATGGGCTGAAGAGCCACGTGAGAACACATACTGGTGAGAAACCGTACAAGTGTCCAGAAGATGTGTGTAACAAAGCCTTCAAAACCTCTGGGGATCTACAGAAACACATTCGGACACACACAG GTGAGCGTCCCTTCAAGTGCCCCTTTGTGGGCTGTGGCCGCTCTTTTACCACATCCAACATCCGCAAGGTTCATATCCGAACACACACAGGCGAGCGGCCGTACATGTGTCCAGAGCCCAACTGCGGAAGGGGCTTCACCAGTGCCACGAATTACAAGAACCACATGAGAATCCACACAG GAGAGAAGCCGTACATGTGCACTGTGCCAGGCTGTGGAAAGCGCTTCACCGAGTACTCCAGCCTCTACAAGCACCACGTGGTCCACACGCACTGCAAGCCCTACACCTGCAACAGTTGTGGGAAGACCTACCGCCAGACCTCCACACTGGCCATGCACAAGCGCAGCAGCCACGGCGAGCTGGAGGCCACGGAAGAGAGCGAACAGGCCCTCTAcgaacagcagcagctggagg actcagctgctgctgctgatagTGGCTCCCCTGTGAAGACCCAGCATATTGCTTTCCTGTCAGAgatggaggaagatgaagaggaagatgaagatggTATGCCTACGCAGGTCTCACTTATCTCTCAGGATGGGACAGAGCAG GTTACCGTAGTCACTTCTGGAGCAGTCATGTCTGAAGAATCAGCCGTCGCATCCTTCTGTCATCAGCAGGTGGCATTGCTGGCTACCGCCAATGGCACCCACATCGCAGTGCAG TTagaagagcagcagagcctggaggaAGCCATCAGTATGGCCGCAGCAGCAATCCAGCATGAACCTGCAACACTTGAGGCAGCCGTGGCTGAGAACGGGTGCTGA